From Nitrospinaceae bacterium:
ATCCAAATCCCCCGGAGGATTCGACAGCTTTTTCCACCGTTTCAAGTACAGCCTTCCCGGCAATCGTTTTTCTCTTCAAAATTTCATTGGCATTTTCATTTTCTGGCTCGAAATCAAGATTATTGGCAATCTCGACCATCCCCTGCTGCGCCATTTGCGCCGTGGTGAGTGCGTTTTCCATTTCCCCTAAGATATATGGTGCGACAGGGTCATTTATTTTCCTCGCTGCATTTTTTCGTACAATATCAACAGCCTTTTCAGCTATTCCAACGTACACCGATGTTATTAGCGGCATCGCAACCGTGAGAACAACATTCCACACGGGATGGAAAGTGCTGCTCGGCCGTTTCATAACAATTGCCTCCTCAGGGACAAACACGTCTTCAAGTACAACCGTGTGCGATCCCGTCCCGCGCATACCAAGTACCTTCCAATTCTCTGCAATGGATAGCCCATCGGCCGAGAAAGGCACCGAAAAATGCAATACTTGCGAACCCTCGTCCTTATCATCAAAGACGGCACTCGTGACCAAAACATCGCCCGCCAAACAACCACTGGCGAAAGTCTTCTTGGCCGAAACCAGGTAGCCGCCATCAACCCTTTTCATCGTTCCATTCGAAGCCAGCCAATCGTTGGCGCCTGTGCTAATGAGAATCAACTCGTTCGCCGCAACTTTCTCGAGCATTTCTTTTCCTGGCTGCCCTCGCCGATATTTCCAAACGGCTGCCGCAATGAGATGCTGACTCATCGACAACGTCAATGCCGTCGAGCCGCAATGCCCCG
This genomic window contains:
- a CDS encoding acyl-CoA dehydrogenase, giving the protein MKTEKRGVVVRKIKGLEEWIAIVHELGPKFAERAIEHDNNDTFVMDNYRDLKEKKFFSAAIPAELGGGGLTHGEMCSVLRELAGHCGSTALTLSMSQHLIAAAVWKYRRGQPGKEMLEKVAANELILISTGANDWLASNGTMKRVDGGYLVSAKKTFASGCLAGDVLVTSAVFDDKDEGSQVLHFSVPFSADGLSIAENWKVLGMRGTGSHTVVLEDVFVPEEAIVMKRPSSTFHPVWNVVLTVAMPLITSVYVGIAEKAVDIVRKNAARKINDPVAPYILGEMENALTTAQMAQQGMVEIANNLDFEPENENANEILKRKTIAGKAVLETVEKAVESSGGFGFLRSVVLERLLRDVHAFQFHPLSEKRQLLFTGRIALGLDPSVNKIE